A window of Cryptomeria japonica chromosome 3, Sugi_1.0, whole genome shotgun sequence contains these coding sequences:
- the LOC131070983 gene encoding calmodulin-like protein 2, which produces MALSSVHNETRRMFDTLDENGDGRLSLREINCFLNKLGIHLTEEELKCMVMAVSHSEDSSLTFDEFVELYQSVLDKSSSSTSTSGNEESQDLCLMEAFKVYDLDEDGYISSSELQRVLSNLGLIEQGRHYLEDCQRMICRFDDNFDGLMDFSEFKNMMTTKT; this is translated from the coding sequence ATGGCACTTTCATCTGTTCACAATGAAACTCGTAGAATGTTTGATACCTTGGACGAAAATGGCGATGGGAGGCTCAGTCTGCGTGAAATCAATTGCTTCCTCAATAAGCTTGGAATACATCTGACTGAGGAAGAGTTAAAGTGTATGGTGATGGCTGTTTCTCATAGCGAAGATAGTAGTTTAACATTTGATGAATTTGTTGAGCTTTACCAATCTGTTCTGGATAAGAGCAGTTCTAGTACCAGTACCAGTGGTAATGAAGAAAGCCAGGATTTATGTTTAATGGAGGCATTCAAAGTTTACGATTTGGATGAAGATGGGTATATTTCTTCTTCCGAGCTTCAACGAGTGCTGAGTAATTTGGGATTGATAGAGCAGGGTAGGCATTATTTGGAGGATTGTCAGAGAATGATATGTAGATTTGATGATAACTTCGACGGCCTCATGGATTTCTCTGAGTTTAAGAACATGATGACCACCAAAACCTGA
- the LOC131071011 gene encoding uncharacterized protein LOC131071011, translating to MTTSYNTAAYKCKMVYCAQGRMTVIRDRSAHNLLPFDQSCWGNFTTKNRRTLLFAFHHHCYYKPYTQTTRLRILLLAVAIASIFCQLPANALSPKVLVAPIAKDAKTLRYTVEILQKTPVQKQHLMLDLITDYSILRCSAKVYKSSTYSPVPCSETLCKSYEYSLTAVSCQGNGACRYDDVVAGTSASLGISWEFAICLPSTANSPGTLFFGNKPYVFLREIVAPFDMCFNTAGVASTHVEPAVPTIDLVLQNNCTWRIFGANSMVQVSDKVMCLGFVDGGEDPVTTIVIRTYQMEGNFHHFDIATSSLGFSSSLLFQQTTCSNFNFTFSR from the exons ATGACGACATCGTACAACACGGCTGCTTATAAATGCAAAATGGTCTACTGTGCGCAGGGTCGAATGACTGTGATTCGTGATC GTAGTGCCCATAATCTTCTCCCTTTTGATCAGTCATGCTGGGGAAATTTCACCACTAAAAATCGTCGAACTCTTCT ATTTGCTTTTCACCATCACTGCTATTATAAACCATATACACAAACGACTCGTCTACGTATTCTTCTGTTGGCCGTCGCCATTGCCTCCATTTTCTGTCAATTGCCGGCAAATGCTCTTTCCCCAAAAGTTCTGGTCGCGCCAATCGCAAAGGACGCCAAAACCCTGCGCTACACCGTCGAAATTTTGCAGAAAACCCCTGTGCAGAAGCAACATTTAATGCTCGATCTCATAACCGACTACTCCATCCTTCGCTGCTCAGCAAAAGTCTACAAATCCTCCACATATTCTCCAGTCCCCTGCAGCGAAACCCTTTGCAAGTCATACGAATATTCCCTGACGGCCGTCAGCTGC CAAGGCAACGGGGCTTGCCGGTATGACGACGTCGTCGCTGGCACTTCCGCATCACTCGGCATTTCATGGGAGTTCGCCATTTGCTTGCCTTCGACTGCCAACTCACCCGGCACGCTCTTCTTCGGCAACAAGCCCTATGTTTTTCTACGAG AAATCGTGGCTCCATTTGACATGTGCTTTAACACTGCTGGTGTGGCGTCCACCCACGTGGAGCCTGCCGTACCAACTATTGACCTCGTGCTGCAGAACAATTGTACGTGGAGGATCTTTGGTGCCAACTCGATGGTCCAGGTCAGTGATAAAGTGATGTGTTTGGGGTTTGTTGATGGGGGTGAAGATCCCGTCACCACCATTGTAATCAGGACATATCAGATGGAGGGCAATTTTCACCACTTTGATATTGCCACGTCATCGTTGGGTTTCTCGTCTTCCCTGCTCTTTCAGCAGACCACCTGCTCTAACTTTAATTTCACATTTTCTAGATGA
- the LOC131070984 gene encoding calmodulin-like protein 3, with the protein MALSSVHNETRRMFDTLDENGDGRLSLREINCFLNKLGIHLTEEELKCMVMAVSHSEDSSLTLDEFVELYQSVLDESSSSTSTGSNGESQDICLMEAFKVYDLNEDGYISASELQRVLSNLGLIEQGRHYLEDCQRMICRFDENFDGLMDFSEFKNMMTTKT; encoded by the coding sequence ATGGCACTTTCATCTGTTCACAATGAAACTCGTAGAATGTTTGATACCTTGGACGAAAATGGCGATGGGAGGCTCAGTCTGCGTGAAATCAATTGCTTCCTCAATAAGCTTGGAATACATCTGACTGAGGAAGAGTTAAAGTGTATGGTGATGGCTGTTTCTCATAGCGAAGATAGTAGTTTAACATTGGATGAATTTGTTGAGCTTTACCAATCTGTTCTGGATGAGAGCAGTTCTAGTACCAGTACCGGTAGTAATGGAGAAAGCCAGGATATATGTTTAATGGAGGCATTCAAAGTTTACGATTTGAATGAAGATGGGTATATCTCTGCTTCAGAGCTTCAGCGAGTGCTGAGTAATTTGGGATTAATAGAGCAGGGTAGGCATTATTTGGAGGATTGTCAGAGAATGATATGTAGATTTGATGAGAACTTCGACGGCCTCATGGATTTCTCTGAGTTTAAGAACATGATGACCACCAAAACCTGA